Genomic DNA from Methanosarcina sp. MTP4:
AGTGATCATTTTTTAGGGTTTGAAGATGTATTCGAGGTTATGATTAAGGCAGAGGATGCTGGAGGAAAATGTTGAAAGAGCCTTTCCACAATATCCCACCTGCCAACGCTCCCAAAAAAATCAAAATATATAAATACAGCGTCCAATGTTTGGTTAGAAATCAAACTGAAAACCAATCCCTATAAAATCAATCTTGATCGAAAAACAAACAGGAATCCAGGGCGCTAAAAATGCAAGAAAAAACAGCCGGAAAAATATCCGAAACCGAGGAAACCCCAGGTTTGACGGACAAGAAGACAGAGGGTGTAAAAACCCTTCACGGGGACCCTAAAAAAGCCATTATGAAACTGGCAATCCCCATGATAGTGGCTATGTCCGTGCAGACACTCTACACCCTTGTAGACACCTTCTGGGTCTCGGGCCTCGGGGCGGATGCTCTGGCAGCCATGGGTTTCATCTTTCCGTTCTTTTTTATCCAGATGGCACTGAGCAACGGGCTTGGAATTGGCGGGGGAGCCGCGATATCCCGCAGGATAGGAGCCAGGGACAAAGCCGGGGCTGACAACGTTGCCGTGCACACAATCGCCATAATGCTGCTGATTGTAGTCGTATTTACCGTACTTTCCCTTTCCTTCCTGGAAGAGATTTTCATACTCAGCGGAGCAGGCAGGACAGTGCCCCTGGCAGTTGCATATTCAAAGGTGATCTTCGGAGGCAGTATCATTGTCTTTTTCGCCAACGTTGGAAACGCGATCATTCGGAGCGAAGGGGACTCAAAAAGAGCCATGCAGGCCATGGTGATCGGATCAGTCCTGAATATCATACTCGACCCGATCTTCATATATACCCTGGAAATGGGAATTGCGGGAGCCGCCTGGGCAACCCTTATTTCTTTCGGGCTTTCCTGTGTCCTGATGCTGTACTGGCTCTTTGTCAGGAAGGACAGTTACGTCTCCTTTGACTTCCGGGGCTTCAAACCTGACCGGGGAATTGCCCGGGACATCTTCAGGGTAGGGGGCCCTGCCTCCGTGCAGCAGGTCACGATGGCTATGATGGCGCTTATCATGAACCTCATCATCGTTGCGGTCAGCAGCACCGACGGAGTTGCGGTCTATTCCACGGGCTGGAGGGTCGTAACCATTGCAATCGCACCCCTGATAGGCATTTCAATGGCTGTGGTCTCAGTATCCGGGGCTGCCTTCGGGGCGGGAGACTTCGAAAAAGCCAGGACCACCCATTCCTATGCAATAAAACTCGGGCTGATGATTGAAGCTGGAATCGCAGTCGGGACTTTTGCGCTTGCCCCCTGGATCGCAGCTGTCTTTACCCGGGCTGAAGCCGCAGCCCATATCGCTCCGGACCTGACCGCTTTCCTGAAGATAATCTGCATCTTCTACCCCACCGTATCCCTGGGAATGCTCTCGTCCTCCCTTTTCCAGGGTGCTGGCAAAGGCATGAACTCCCTTGCGGCAACCATTCTCAGGACTCTCATACTGACTCCCATCTTTGCACTGCTCTTTGCCTTCGCACTCAACATGGGACAGACCGGGGTCTGGTGGGGACTGGTAACAGGCAACGGGCTTGGTGCAATGGTTGCCTATGTCTGGGCAAGATATTACCTGAGCGGGCTTTTGAAAACCGAACATCCTACAAAGGTGGCAGCGGAGAGTACAGCCTGAGAAAAAAGCTAGAGACTGAAAAAGCTAGAGACTGAAAAAACTAGAGACTGAAAAAGCTAGAGTCTGAAAAATCCAGAGCCCGAGATAAAAACGTGGCCTGAGAAAAAAACCATGGCCAGGTAAAAAACATTTCCCTCTCATTTTAATTCTTATTTTTCAATTTAGTTTCTTACAGTCATTCTTCTTCCAAGTATTTTTTAAATTCAGTTTTATCCGATAACCCGGTTTACCAAACATTTTTTCTGGCGGAAGTGATCATATTAATCCCGGATAAGATAAAGCCAGGGGAATGAACTAAGCGGAAAAAGGGAAAAAGGAAAAACAATTTTTAAAAAAAAAACATTCTAAATTCTGTTTAAAATCATAACTTATAAATAGAATATGTACATTTTTGGTTTGAATTTGAACAATCGGCAAAACGAACAATACGATTTGTGACAATTTGGATTCGGATGGTAAGAATACAAACTACATAAGTTAAGAAGTTGGATTCAAACAACGCATAGCAAAGAGATCATAAAACAACCTACAAAACAACCTGCAAAACAGCCTGCAAAACAGCCTGCAAAACAGCCTGCAAAACAGCTTACAAAACAGCTTACAAAACACCCCATAAAACTTAACATCCGGATCCATTGCACAATATTAAAACAACAGATAACAATAAAAAACAGATATGAGGACCCATGAAACAGGAAAGAATAAAAGAGGCAGTAACACTCCAGTTTGAGCTGCTTCACATATTCCATAAGAATTTTGCAAACGTTTTTCACGAAGCCACTGGCGGTCCCTATAATTTGAACAAGAACCAGAAAAGAGCGATTATGATCATCGGAGGAAAAGAAGAAATCATCCCCTCTGCCCTTGGAAAATGCCTGGACCTCCAGAAGGGAAGCCTGACAAGCATGATCGATGCCCTGGAAAAAGAAGAACTGGTCTACAGGAGAGGGGACCCTGGAGACCGCAGGAAAACCCTGGTATCCCTTACCGAAAAAGGAAAAGAATGCAGAAACGAGCTCACCTCAGAGATCGAGTCTGCAGCCTCTGAAGTCCTTGAAAAGCTGGATGAGGAGGACATTATCAGTTACCGGGAAAGCCTGAAAACGATGATGAAGGTTTTAAAGAAGCTGGAAGAAAAGGCCTGAGCGGGAAGAAAACAAAGACGCAAAGAAGCAAAAAACTACCAGCCAGAAAATAGTAAGCAGAATTATTCCGGAGGCTTCCAATGAGCTTGAAACTCATAGATAACCTTCAGAAACTGGGGTTCACGGAAAACGAAGCCAAGACCTATGTGGGGCTTCTCAGCTTAACCGAGGCTACAGCCCGGGAAATTCATGAGATTACAAACGTCCCCAGGCCCAAAATCTACGGCGTACTGGAAAGGATGTCTAAAAAAGGGTATGTTGAGGTCAAGAAAGGAAACCCGACTTACTTCAGGGGACTTAACCCGGAACAACTTACCGAAAGGCTGAGAAAAGAATTCCTCTTTTCCCTCAATGAAACCCTGAAAGAACTAAATTCCGTCAGCTACGGGATAGAAAGCCGCTGCTCCTGACCTTGAAAAATCCATTTAGGGCAGCCCGGCCCACATGGGAAAAAACAATTGGTTTTGTCAAATGGAAGCGGACAAAAAAACTTGACGATCACAGGAAGATTTGAAAATGCACAGTGAACCAGACGAAAAAACAGATTCCGTCAGTCGTCCTGCAGAACCGAAAACAAAAGGGGTTGACATCCTCCTCGGCGACCCCAAAAAAGCCATCATCAAACTTGCAATCCCCATGATGGTCGCCATGTCCGTGCAGACAATTTACCAGCTGGTCGACACTTACTGGGTCGCCGGGCTCGGAGCCGATGCCCTGGCGGCAATGGGCTTTGTATTCCCCTTCTTTTTCATCAGCATGGCCCTCTCGAACGGGCTCGGAATCGGAGGCGGAGCTGCAATTTCCCGGAGGATCGGAGCCCGGGACAAAGAAGGGGCAGACAACGTCGCTGTGCACACGATGATAATGATGCTTATCCTCGTGCTAATTTTTTCAATACCTTCCTACATTTTCGCCCCGCAGATCTTTACCCTGGCAGGAGCCGGGAAGACTACGGCCCTTGCCGTTGCCTACGCAAGGGTCATCTTCCTCGGAAGCCTTGTGGTCTTTTTCACGAACGTAGCCAACTCCGTCCTCAGGGCTGAAGGGGACTCGAAGCGGGCCATGCAGGCCATGGTGCTCGGGGCAGGCCTGAACATAGTCCTGGACCCCATCTTTATCTATACACTGGGGCTGGGGATTGCAGGAGCAGCCTGGGCTACTCTGCCTTCCCTTGCTATATCCTCGCTCCTGATGTTCAACTGGCTCTTTTTCAGAAAGGATACCTACGTTTCCTTTGATTTCCGGGACTTCAGTTTCAAGAGGGGTATCGTAAAAGACATTTTCAGAGTAGGAGTGCCGGCTTCGGTACAGCAGATTACGATGTCCCTTACAATGATCATAATGAACCTCCTCATCGTTGTGGTCAGCGATACCGACGGAGTAGCGGTATATTCCACGGGCTGGAGGGTTGCCACCATCGCGACTGCGCCCCTGATGGGGATTGCAACAGCCGTGGTCTCGGTAACAGGGGCTTCTTTCGGAGCCCGGGCCTTTGAAAAAGCCAAAATCGCCCTTTCATACTCTATAAAGCTAGGGCTGCTCATCGAGACGGGGGTTGGCATTCTCACCTTTGCCTTTGCCCCCCGGATAGCTGCCGTCTTTACCCAGGCTGAGGCAGCAGCCCATATTGCAGAAGACCTGGAAATGTTTCTGCGGATCCTCTGCATTTTCTATCCCACAGTCGCCTTCGGGATGCTTTCCTCTTCCTTTTTCCAGGGAGCCGGAAAAGGCATCAACGCCCTCATCGCCACAATTTTGAGGACAATTATCATGACTCCCCTCTTTGCCGCCCTCTTCGCCTTCACCCTTAACATGGGCGAGCCCGGGATCTGGTGGGGGCTTATTGTGGGCAACGGGATCGGGGCAATGATCACCTATGTATGGGCAAAAATGTTCCTGAATTCAACAATAAATTCAGGACCTGCCAGGATTGCGCTTGAACACGGAGTCTGAAAATAGCTAGAATTGGCGAAATCTTTAAATATTTAAAAGTAGGTAATAAGTTGCCGTTTATCTGCTGAAAAGAAAGTCAAATCCAGCATAAAGCCTAGCATAAAGTCCAGCATAAAAATTCAACATACAAAGGTGAGCCAAAAATGAAAGAAGAAGTTAAGGAAAACACCCTGAAACCCGTCTTACATGGGGTCCTGCTAAGAGACCGCAAGTTCCTCTCTCCTGCAAAAATCAAAATTCTGGAACGCTTTGGGATCATTTCCGTCTCAAAATGCACAGCATGAACAGACGGAAATTCAGGGAACGCGGGGAGCAAACTTCTCCGCAGCTCCTAAAGCATCTTCTGCAAGAAAAACGGGATTTCCTCCATAAAATCAAAGCTGCCATAACTCTGTCTAACTCAAAAACAATCAAAACCCCCGTCCACTCCAAAAATTCACGATAAACATTCACTTACCTAACCCAAAAAACACTCCGAAAAAGAAACCAATCTGCTTAAAAA
This window encodes:
- a CDS encoding MATE family efflux transporter gives rise to the protein MQEKTAGKISETEETPGLTDKKTEGVKTLHGDPKKAIMKLAIPMIVAMSVQTLYTLVDTFWVSGLGADALAAMGFIFPFFFIQMALSNGLGIGGGAAISRRIGARDKAGADNVAVHTIAIMLLIVVVFTVLSLSFLEEIFILSGAGRTVPLAVAYSKVIFGGSIIVFFANVGNAIIRSEGDSKRAMQAMVIGSVLNIILDPIFIYTLEMGIAGAAWATLISFGLSCVLMLYWLFVRKDSYVSFDFRGFKPDRGIARDIFRVGGPASVQQVTMAMMALIMNLIIVAVSSTDGVAVYSTGWRVVTIAIAPLIGISMAVVSVSGAAFGAGDFEKARTTHSYAIKLGLMIEAGIAVGTFALAPWIAAVFTRAEAAAHIAPDLTAFLKIICIFYPTVSLGMLSSSLFQGAGKGMNSLAATILRTLILTPIFALLFAFALNMGQTGVWWGLVTGNGLGAMVAYVWARYYLSGLLKTEHPTKVAAESTA
- a CDS encoding PT domain-containing protein; the protein is MKQPTKQPAKQPAKQPAKQPAKQLTKQLTKHPIKLNIRIHCTILKQQITIKNRYEDP
- a CDS encoding MarR family winged helix-turn-helix transcriptional regulator, with product MKQERIKEAVTLQFELLHIFHKNFANVFHEATGGPYNLNKNQKRAIMIIGGKEEIIPSALGKCLDLQKGSLTSMIDALEKEELVYRRGDPGDRRKTLVSLTEKGKECRNELTSEIESAASEVLEKLDEEDIISYRESLKTMMKVLKKLEEKA
- a CDS encoding TrmB family transcriptional regulator is translated as MSLKLIDNLQKLGFTENEAKTYVGLLSLTEATAREIHEITNVPRPKIYGVLERMSKKGYVEVKKGNPTYFRGLNPEQLTERLRKEFLFSLNETLKELNSVSYGIESRCS
- a CDS encoding MATE family efflux transporter; amino-acid sequence: MHSEPDEKTDSVSRPAEPKTKGVDILLGDPKKAIIKLAIPMMVAMSVQTIYQLVDTYWVAGLGADALAAMGFVFPFFFISMALSNGLGIGGGAAISRRIGARDKEGADNVAVHTMIMMLILVLIFSIPSYIFAPQIFTLAGAGKTTALAVAYARVIFLGSLVVFFTNVANSVLRAEGDSKRAMQAMVLGAGLNIVLDPIFIYTLGLGIAGAAWATLPSLAISSLLMFNWLFFRKDTYVSFDFRDFSFKRGIVKDIFRVGVPASVQQITMSLTMIIMNLLIVVVSDTDGVAVYSTGWRVATIATAPLMGIATAVVSVTGASFGARAFEKAKIALSYSIKLGLLIETGVGILTFAFAPRIAAVFTQAEAAAHIAEDLEMFLRILCIFYPTVAFGMLSSSFFQGAGKGINALIATILRTIIMTPLFAALFAFTLNMGEPGIWWGLIVGNGIGAMITYVWAKMFLNSTINSGPARIALEHGV